One region of Duncaniella freteri genomic DNA includes:
- a CDS encoding type III pantothenate kinase has translation MAHNKKASLNTCIVAHYLTIDQGNSEAKIALWDDSELEDFRMEPALNPQRVSDFVGKRTLAGGIYCSVAREDVDVIRRLCHICPRAMRLTPDTPVPIRVDYRTPTTLGADRVAAAVGAWADYAGRPILVVDAGTAVTYDYVDAEGVYHGGNIAPGISMELRALHEFTARLPLVPFPEEMPSLCRELFGRDTREAIALGAVNSVVASIYYYRSRLPKDTVVVLGGGCGHHLASVCDFETRVDEHLVSKGLNRILLYNETN, from the coding sequence ATGGCGCACAATAAGAAGGCATCATTAAACACATGTATCGTGGCCCACTATCTCACCATTGACCAAGGCAACTCGGAGGCAAAGATCGCACTTTGGGACGATTCGGAGCTTGAGGACTTCCGCATGGAGCCGGCACTGAACCCTCAGAGAGTGAGTGATTTCGTAGGTAAGAGGACGCTTGCCGGGGGCATATACTGCTCCGTGGCGAGGGAGGACGTGGATGTGATAAGGCGTCTGTGCCACATATGCCCCCGAGCCATGAGGCTCACCCCCGACACGCCGGTGCCCATACGCGTGGACTACCGCACCCCCACCACCTTAGGAGCCGACAGGGTAGCCGCCGCGGTGGGAGCGTGGGCTGACTATGCCGGCCGTCCCATACTCGTGGTGGACGCAGGGACAGCCGTGACATATGACTATGTTGACGCCGAGGGGGTGTATCACGGAGGCAACATCGCCCCCGGGATATCCATGGAGCTCAGGGCCCTGCACGAATTCACTGCAAGGCTCCCGCTTGTGCCTTTCCCCGAGGAGATGCCCTCGCTGTGCCGGGAGCTGTTCGGGCGTGACACCCGCGAGGCAATCGCACTTGGAGCCGTCAACTCGGTTGTGGCTTCGATATATTATTACCGCAGCAGGCTGCCGAAGGACACAGTGGTGGTGCTCGGCGGCGGATGCGGACATCATCTCGCTTCAGTCTGCGACTTTGAGACCCGGGTAGACGAACACCTGGTGAGCAAAGGGCTAAACCGTATATTGCTTTACAATGAAACTAATTAG
- the lptC gene encoding LPS export ABC transporter periplasmic protein LptC has protein sequence MSRRGGDMRLLPLAAAGVAALLTAGVTTSCKEDAKIDTAEVSAGDVPTMMTRNVETLISDSGVTRYRINTPLWYMYDEVKEPYWKFPDGLNLVKFDNFFRAEATVDADSATYFKNKQVWRLDGNVNISNVMNEKFLTQQLFWDQRSRKLYSDSFIHIERTDRVLEGYGFESNEQMTRYTIKRVSGIFPASEFRGKGQRADTDSIGEAEGASVQDSTAITQ, from the coding sequence ATGTCGCGCAGGGGAGGAGATATGCGCCTGCTGCCCCTGGCTGCCGCAGGCGTGGCGGCCCTGCTGACCGCGGGCGTGACAACATCGTGCAAGGAGGATGCCAAAATCGACACCGCCGAGGTGAGCGCAGGGGATGTCCCTACCATGATGACACGCAACGTGGAGACCCTGATATCGGACTCGGGGGTCACGCGCTACCGCATCAACACCCCGCTATGGTATATGTATGACGAGGTGAAGGAGCCTTACTGGAAGTTTCCGGACGGGCTTAACCTTGTGAAGTTCGACAACTTCTTCCGCGCCGAGGCTACGGTGGATGCCGACTCTGCCACATATTTCAAGAACAAGCAGGTGTGGCGACTGGACGGGAACGTGAACATCAGCAATGTGATGAATGAGAAATTCCTCACCCAGCAGCTGTTCTGGGACCAGAGGAGCCGCAAGCTCTACTCCGACTCGTTCATACACATAGAGCGCACCGACAGGGTGCTCGAAGGGTATGGGTTCGAGTCGAACGAACAGATGACCCGCTACACCATAAAGAGGGTGTCGGGCATATTCCCCGCATCGGAATTCAGGGGTAAAGGGCAGCGCGCCGACACCGACAGCATAGGGGAGGCGGAGGGTGCATCCGTGCAGGACTCCACCGCCATCACACAATAG
- a CDS encoding FtsB family cell division protein produces MDNLKAWCRRYLSFTLLAALVVLAVVLFFNENSLVHTIDQEQRISELKAQIEDATDTLEYYRDLNNSLRHDRETMERIVREQHHMQHPDEDVYIFR; encoded by the coding sequence ATGGATAACTTAAAGGCTTGGTGTCGCCGCTATCTCTCGTTCACGCTGCTGGCTGCGCTGGTGGTGCTTGCGGTGGTGCTGTTTTTCAACGAGAACTCCCTGGTGCATACCATCGACCAGGAACAGAGGATAAGCGAGCTTAAGGCTCAGATAGAGGACGCGACGGACACGCTTGAGTATTACCGCGATCTCAACAACTCCCTGCGTCACGACCGGGAGACCATGGAGCGCATAGTGCGCGAGCAGCACCATATGCAGCATCCCGACGAGGATGTGTACATATTCCGCTAA
- a CDS encoding SusC/RagA family TonB-linked outer membrane protein: protein MKSFRNYLPDLLRLVSLVAVCTVVLLTSAGNAYAQDTNSGGNVHGVVVDEAEHLPMPGVTVAVMKGSKMITGAATNLDGEFSVKVPDGAVLRFSYIGYAPQELAPVHGRSMEVVMKESAEKMQEVVVNGYFTRHRNTYTGAAKSLSGDELLSVSATNILSALSTLDAGLNITQNNAMGSNPNTIPDLVIRSTTSLATGNEVGLNSPLIVIDGVESNLQALYDMNIQDIERVDILKDASATALYGENAANGVIIIERKRVSQAPVRVRYTFTPKMSFADLSSYDLCDASQKLELERMAGLYDSESGSLDQSYYDKLALISGGRDIDWISKPVRNSFSHTHSLSVSGRGSSLDYNFTADYSDVNGVMKDDGRDRYGLNMYLSYRVRDKLIVTLRADHTSLTTNNSKYGSFSDYIAANPYDSPYDDHGNFSKSLSYNKNNPLYEASLSSFSKTNTRTQNVSLDVRYNFKPNLYVTAQGTYSTSKGTSDAFKSPDSNAFTADAPLTSRGSYTLGNLGTDNWSAKVVGNWIHNFDKDGTMFTLNLGWELKRQKSTSSYLTGSGFLSDELADISYASTYSTSQLPYGGEDLATSVGGFAAANFIWKNRYVVDGSYRLSGSSKFGADKRTAPFWSVGAGYNLHNENFIRDLGFVDMLRLRGSYGYTGSVKFDSYQAISTYFYSINYLHYAGVGSVPMGMANPDLTWQTTKKFNVGLTSSFFGDRFNLNFDYYTEKTDDMLIDVSLPPSSGATSVKNNFGSQDSKGLEFSLWGKIIQNRDWMWSVSLNGLHSKTTIKEISDALKRKNELNGQFQDEVAPRLQFRENESPTAIYAVRSAGIDPASGKEIFIKKDGTYTYEYDPADQMACGDTNPKLQGTLSSLLQYRNLSLNLNFSYRFGGDMYNSTRMAKVENINPQNNVDVRAFTERWKHPGDVVPYLAISANGGKEFQYSDRFVEKDNELWLSAVTLQYNVPETFIKPIGLQRMYVSAGAEDLFRITSAKYERGTDYPFSRSVNLSLSLTF from the coding sequence ATGAAATCATTTAGAAACTATCTGCCAGATCTCCTCCGGTTGGTAAGCCTCGTTGCCGTATGCACAGTGGTCCTGCTCACATCGGCAGGCAACGCATATGCCCAGGACACCAATAGCGGTGGAAATGTCCATGGTGTTGTCGTCGATGAGGCGGAACACCTCCCTATGCCTGGCGTGACTGTCGCCGTAATGAAAGGCAGCAAGATGATCACCGGTGCCGCCACCAACCTTGATGGCGAGTTCTCAGTCAAAGTCCCCGACGGAGCCGTGCTGCGGTTCTCATACATCGGATATGCCCCCCAGGAGCTCGCTCCGGTGCATGGCAGGTCCATGGAAGTTGTGATGAAGGAGAGTGCCGAAAAGATGCAGGAAGTGGTGGTCAACGGCTACTTCACGCGCCATCGCAACACCTACACCGGTGCTGCCAAGTCACTCTCGGGCGACGAGCTCCTGAGCGTGTCGGCTACCAACATCCTGTCGGCCCTCAGCACCCTCGACGCAGGTCTCAACATCACGCAGAACAATGCTATGGGCTCCAACCCTAACACTATCCCTGACCTCGTGATCCGCAGCACCACATCGCTCGCCACAGGCAATGAAGTGGGGCTCAACTCACCACTCATCGTGATCGATGGCGTGGAGAGCAATCTTCAGGCTCTCTACGACATGAACATCCAGGACATCGAGCGTGTCGACATCCTGAAGGACGCTTCCGCTACCGCCCTCTATGGCGAGAACGCCGCCAACGGTGTCATCATCATCGAGCGCAAGCGTGTGTCGCAGGCACCTGTGCGCGTGCGTTACACATTCACCCCCAAGATGAGCTTTGCCGACCTCTCCAGCTATGACCTCTGCGACGCTTCCCAGAAGCTTGAGCTTGAGCGCATGGCAGGTCTCTACGACAGCGAGTCTGGTTCGCTCGACCAGAGCTATTATGATAAGCTCGCCCTCATAAGCGGCGGACGCGACATCGACTGGATATCCAAGCCGGTACGCAACAGCTTCTCCCACACCCACTCCCTCTCTGTGTCAGGTCGCGGATCAAGCCTCGACTACAATTTCACCGCCGATTACTCCGACGTCAACGGCGTCATGAAGGATGACGGACGCGACCGTTACGGTCTTAACATGTACCTCAGCTATCGTGTGCGCGACAAGCTTATTGTTACCCTCCGTGCCGACCACACATCCCTCACCACCAACAACTCCAAGTACGGGTCGTTCTCCGACTATATAGCCGCCAACCCCTACGACTCCCCCTATGATGATCATGGCAATTTCAGCAAGAGCCTGTCATACAATAAGAACAACCCTCTCTACGAGGCTTCGCTCAGCAGCTTCAGCAAGACCAACACCCGCACACAGAATGTATCGCTCGACGTGCGTTACAACTTCAAGCCCAACCTCTACGTCACCGCCCAGGGCACATATTCTACATCCAAGGGCACAAGCGACGCCTTCAAGTCTCCTGACTCCAATGCGTTCACCGCTGACGCACCCCTCACCTCCAGGGGCTCATATACCCTCGGCAACCTCGGCACTGACAATTGGAGCGCCAAGGTTGTGGGCAACTGGATACACAACTTCGACAAGGACGGCACCATGTTCACCCTCAACCTCGGCTGGGAGCTGAAGCGTCAGAAGTCAACAAGCAGCTACCTCACCGGTAGCGGGTTCCTCTCCGACGAGCTTGCCGACATATCCTATGCCTCTACCTACTCCACATCCCAGCTCCCCTACGGTGGCGAGGATCTTGCAACAAGTGTCGGAGGCTTCGCTGCCGCCAACTTCATTTGGAAGAACCGCTACGTGGTCGACGGTAGCTACCGTCTGTCAGGCTCCTCCAAGTTCGGTGCCGATAAGCGCACTGCCCCCTTCTGGTCAGTGGGCGCAGGCTACAACCTCCACAACGAGAACTTTATCAGGGACCTCGGATTTGTCGACATGCTGCGTCTGCGTGGCAGCTACGGCTACACCGGCAGCGTCAAGTTCGACTCCTACCAGGCGATATCCACCTACTTCTACTCCATCAATTATCTCCACTATGCGGGAGTCGGCTCCGTGCCTATGGGTATGGCTAACCCCGACCTCACATGGCAGACCACCAAGAAGTTCAACGTAGGTCTCACTTCATCATTCTTCGGCGACCGTTTCAACCTCAACTTTGACTACTACACCGAGAAGACCGACGACATGCTCATCGACGTCTCCCTCCCGCCCTCATCGGGTGCCACATCCGTGAAGAACAATTTCGGAAGCCAGGACAGCAAGGGTCTGGAGTTCTCCCTCTGGGGAAAGATCATCCAGAACCGCGACTGGATGTGGAGCGTATCCCTCAACGGTCTCCACTCCAAGACCACCATCAAGGAGATATCCGACGCCCTAAAGCGCAAGAACGAGCTTAACGGCCAGTTCCAGGATGAGGTGGCACCGCGCCTCCAATTCCGTGAGAACGAGTCCCCCACAGCCATCTACGCTGTGCGCTCTGCCGGCATCGACCCCGCTTCCGGCAAGGAGATATTCATAAAGAAGGACGGCACATACACCTACGAGTATGACCCCGCCGACCAGATGGCATGCGGCGACACCAACCCCAAGCTCCAGGGCACCTTGTCATCGCTTCTACAGTACCGCAACCTCTCGCTCAACCTCAACTTCTCCTACCGTTTCGGTGGCGACATGTACAACTCCACCCGTATGGCGAAGGTCGAGAATATCAACCCCCAGAACAATGTCGATGTACGCGCCTTCACCGAACGTTGGAAGCACCCGGGCGACGTGGTGCCCTACCTCGCCATCTCTGCCAACGGCGGCAAGGAGTTCCAGTACTCCGACCGTTTCGTCGAGAAGGACAACGAGCTCTGGCTCTCTGCCGTGACCCTTCAGTACAATGTCCCCGAGACATTCATCAAGCCTATCGGATTGCAGCGTATGTATGTCAGCGCAGGTGCCGAGGACCTGTTCCGCATCACCTCCGCCAAGTATGAGCGCGGCACCGACTACCCCTTCAGCCGCAGTGTCAACCTCTCGCTCAGCCTGACATTCTAA
- a CDS encoding hemolysin family protein has product MDLTFWILLTLISLMLSGFFSGVEIAFITSDRVRVGLDSSRGGFINRIIARYYAHQEFFISTILVGNNIMLVVYGMGAAALLEPWIEAHVSDNQAVILLLQTVISTLVILFTGEFIPKSVFRINPNTSLKLSAIPVYFFYIVLYPIAAFTSWLSKVLMRLAGLKAEDTRLGVLSIDDINDYLETKIDDLDNPAEAEVENEVKIFHNALDFSSTQLRDCMAPRNELVAVNIDETSREELSELFTTSGRSKILVYRDDIDNVVGYVHVSELFDPSTDWKKQIKEVLYAPETLLANTMMRRLLSEKRSMAVVVDEFGGTAGLVTLEDLVEEIFGDIQDEHDKNGITATEIEPGVYEFSGRIEVRSLRDEFRLDIPEDDEYQTLAGYIIHETGTLPAKDEKVEIDGITFIIKERSATRLDLVRVETASEEKGR; this is encoded by the coding sequence ATGGATCTGACATTCTGGATATTACTTACTCTCATATCACTCATGCTCTCGGGATTCTTCTCAGGGGTGGAGATTGCCTTCATCACATCCGACCGCGTGCGCGTGGGGCTTGACTCAAGCCGCGGAGGGTTCATAAACCGCATCATAGCACGCTACTACGCCCATCAGGAGTTCTTCATCTCAACGATACTGGTGGGTAACAACATAATGCTGGTGGTGTACGGCATGGGTGCCGCCGCCCTTCTTGAGCCGTGGATAGAGGCGCATGTATCGGACAATCAGGCGGTCATACTCCTGTTGCAGACAGTCATCTCGACCCTGGTGATACTTTTCACCGGAGAGTTCATCCCCAAGTCGGTGTTCCGCATCAACCCCAACACATCGCTGAAGCTGTCGGCCATTCCGGTGTATTTCTTCTATATAGTGCTCTATCCCATAGCCGCATTCACGTCGTGGCTGTCCAAGGTGCTTATGCGCCTTGCCGGACTCAAGGCCGAGGACACACGCCTTGGGGTGCTGTCGATAGATGACATAAACGACTATCTCGAAACAAAGATCGACGACCTCGACAACCCGGCGGAAGCCGAGGTGGAGAATGAGGTGAAGATATTCCACAATGCCCTTGACTTCTCGTCGACCCAGCTGCGCGACTGCATGGCACCGCGCAACGAGCTTGTAGCCGTGAACATCGACGAGACCTCGCGCGAGGAGCTGTCGGAACTGTTCACGACTTCGGGACGCAGCAAGATACTGGTGTACCGCGACGACATAGACAATGTGGTGGGATATGTGCACGTGTCGGAGCTCTTCGATCCGTCGACCGACTGGAAGAAACAGATAAAAGAGGTGCTGTATGCCCCTGAGACGCTCCTCGCCAACACCATGATGCGCAGGCTCCTCAGCGAAAAACGCTCGATGGCGGTGGTGGTTGACGAGTTTGGCGGCACCGCCGGACTTGTGACCCTTGAGGACCTTGTGGAAGAGATATTCGGCGACATACAGGACGAGCATGACAAGAACGGCATCACAGCCACAGAGATAGAGCCGGGAGTGTACGAATTCTCCGGGCGCATAGAGGTGAGGAGCCTGCGCGACGAGTTCCGCCTGGACATACCGGAGGATGACGAGTATCAGACCCTGGCAGGATACATCATACATGAGACAGGCACCCTGCCGGCGAAAGATGAAAAGGTGGAGATAGACGGCATCACCTTTATAATAAAGGAACGTTCAGCCACAAGGCTGGACCTTGTGAGGGTCGAGACCGCTTCGGAGGAGAAGGGGAGATAG
- a CDS encoding RagB/SusD family nutrient uptake outer membrane protein: MKKIYLTLLSLLALATTACNDFLDVRPKGEKVENDQFETAKGFEDAIYGVYGSMTDKALYGMDMVWGIPEILGQNLRCDATDTHNLARYKYTDNKDLKARFSKMWSKGYETIGYANNVLQNLDKKDPAEFPLYKAYRAEMLGVRAMMHFDLLRLFAPVDRSKRGIPYVKTFNFSVKPFSTVGECLDFIIGDLTEAEGLLKDMETMAYPRDNGQYERFCRWRESHINYYAVQALLARVYWYMGNNAKAAEYAEKVINSNLFPLVDVTEVQNRIAGVLSPKETIFGLYSQQYLEWSSTYLYTWQSYVSYIAYDNSGGTNYLMPWSALYALDLAGTEQDFRKNHFRVESSLAKCLKMVDYPTIENNNVSTRPELISGISLINVSELYLIAADALLSTNYDMALKYFNDEIRSRGLSPLIAGQTLTSERIFNEYRKETFCEGLHWFNMKRLNRDILSNAESRTIPANDDIYVLPIPEEEMEYRPEANNNQ; this comes from the coding sequence ATGAAAAAGATATATTTGACACTCCTTTCCCTCCTCGCCCTTGCCACAACGGCGTGCAACGACTTCCTCGATGTGCGGCCCAAAGGCGAGAAGGTGGAGAACGATCAGTTCGAGACTGCCAAAGGCTTCGAAGATGCCATATACGGTGTCTACGGATCAATGACCGACAAGGCTCTCTATGGCATGGATATGGTGTGGGGCATCCCGGAGATCCTCGGTCAGAACCTCCGTTGCGACGCCACCGACACGCACAATCTCGCACGCTACAAGTACACCGACAACAAGGACCTCAAGGCACGCTTCTCCAAAATGTGGTCCAAAGGCTACGAGACCATCGGATATGCCAACAACGTCCTTCAGAACCTTGACAAGAAGGACCCCGCCGAGTTCCCGCTCTATAAGGCTTACCGCGCCGAGATGCTCGGAGTGCGCGCCATGATGCACTTCGACCTCCTCCGTCTCTTCGCTCCGGTCGACCGGTCCAAGCGCGGCATCCCCTATGTCAAGACCTTCAACTTCTCTGTCAAGCCGTTCTCTACCGTAGGGGAGTGCCTCGACTTCATAATCGGCGATCTCACCGAGGCCGAAGGGCTCCTCAAGGACATGGAGACAATGGCATACCCCCGCGACAACGGACAGTACGAGCGTTTCTGCCGCTGGCGCGAGTCCCATATCAATTACTACGCCGTCCAGGCTCTCCTCGCACGCGTATACTGGTACATGGGCAACAACGCCAAGGCAGCCGAATACGCCGAGAAGGTCATAAACAGCAACCTCTTCCCGCTCGTCGATGTCACCGAGGTCCAGAACCGTATAGCCGGTGTCCTCTCACCCAAGGAGACAATCTTCGGCCTGTACTCCCAGCAGTACCTTGAATGGTCCTCCACCTACCTCTACACATGGCAGTCCTACGTCTCTTATATCGCCTACGACAACAGCGGCGGCACCAACTACCTCATGCCCTGGAGCGCGCTCTACGCCCTCGATCTCGCAGGCACCGAGCAGGATTTCCGCAAGAACCATTTCCGTGTCGAGTCTTCACTCGCAAAATGCCTCAAGATGGTCGACTATCCCACCATCGAGAACAACAATGTCTCCACCCGCCCCGAGCTCATTTCAGGCATAAGCCTCATCAACGTTTCAGAGCTCTATCTCATAGCGGCTGACGCATTGCTATCCACCAACTACGACATGGCGTTGAAATACTTCAACGACGAGATCCGCTCGCGCGGCCTGTCTCCGCTGATCGCCGGACAGACACTCACCTCTGAACGTATATTCAACGAATACCGCAAAGAGACATTCTGCGAAGGACTCCACTGGTTCAACATGAAGCGTCTCAACCGCGACATCCTCTCCAATGCCGAGAGCCGCACCATCCCGGCTAATGATGACATATACGTCCTCCCCATTCCCGAGGAAGAGATGGAGTACCGTCCCGAGGCAAACAACAATCAATAA
- a CDS encoding DUF4843 domain-containing protein, with translation MKLITIKNIALCAPLALAFMGCTEDDYKLYDTTQKDSVFFEYRNANDELVDEVSYNFGYDIATVYTVDIPVTLMGVPKDHDRTINVVPVAEGTTMTEGVNYTITGNTIPANAVSGTVHVNLLRDKDPGIRQEEKTLVLTIAENDDLKSVGENSMTITYSDFRVEVRPDWWTTYSCLPVYSFENAQLFFHYFYDKAPKADISIFNEMIEKYGEYFVKASNMQGPMAMYEPFLRNYVLIPMYNENPDISWQKSPLF, from the coding sequence ATGAAACTTATTACCATTAAGAATATAGCCCTGTGTGCCCCTCTGGCTCTCGCTTTCATGGGATGCACCGAGGACGACTACAAGCTCTACGACACCACTCAGAAGGACTCCGTTTTCTTCGAGTATCGCAATGCCAATGACGAGCTTGTCGACGAAGTGTCCTATAATTTCGGATATGACATCGCCACAGTCTACACCGTGGATATCCCTGTCACTCTTATGGGCGTGCCAAAGGACCACGACCGCACCATTAACGTTGTCCCGGTAGCCGAGGGTACCACGATGACCGAAGGTGTCAACTACACCATCACCGGCAACACCATCCCTGCCAACGCCGTAAGCGGAACTGTGCATGTCAACCTCCTCCGCGACAAGGACCCCGGGATACGCCAGGAAGAGAAGACTCTTGTGCTCACCATCGCCGAGAACGACGACCTCAAGTCGGTTGGCGAGAATTCAATGACCATCACCTATTCCGACTTCCGTGTCGAGGTAAGGCCCGACTGGTGGACCACCTACAGCTGCCTCCCTGTCTACTCCTTCGAGAACGCACAGCTGTTCTTCCATTATTTCTATGACAAAGCACCCAAGGCGGATATAAGCATATTCAATGAAATGATCGAGAAATACGGCGAATATTTCGTCAAGGCGAGCAACATGCAGGGACCCATGGCTATGTACGAGCCTTTCCTCAGGAACTATGTGCTTATACCTATGTATAATGAGAATCCTGATATCTCATGGCAGAAATCCCCTCTTTTCTAA